AGGACTCAGCAGCATTGATTTGAATAGAAGATAAAGCAGAATAATCGTTCAGTAATACATCCGGGATATCCTCATCTTGCCGACTTCCCACGCCGGAGAAATTCACCGTCATCAGGGAAGCGATGCCGCTCTCGATCAGCTGAGCGTGAAAGGTCTTGAACTTTGACATGAGGGTATCGAACCGTGACTGCTCCTCTTCCAGCTGTTTATCCACCGCATCCATTTCGGACAGAAGGGCGGATCTCTCGTTGTCGAGGGCGGGCACCTGCAACTGCAGACTGCTCAGTTCTCTGTCGGTCGAGTTGATTTTCTGTCGCAGGTCTTTGACTgagatttcatgaaaaaaagttTCCAAAGATTTATAGATAATTTTATGACTTTActatctttttttctgttttattctcTAGCTtccatttttgtaaataaatccgGATTTGCACCaactttcatttaattaaaattcatttaacgTTTTTCGAAATCTGatcacaaattttattttgaaaacgatACTTGAATTGAAAATCACAATATATGATAATTTGTATAGCTGCAAGTTCATCTTGACATAAAATAACGATACAACATTCCATTATATGGTGAAAAAAATCTAGTTAGTACTTTATACTGTTTTCTGacttgttttacattttttattcaatagatatatacatgtgtatagttTTAGGTTGTATGGGACACTGGTCGATATTAacgtggataaaagtacattagaTCAAAATACtctcaccggtttagaattttcaaattttacaatatttgatcaaaaaatgtgttttttaaaaattgttggaAAGGTGAAAATTGTAAAAGCCTGGGCAGCGGGATTCGATCTCACGACCTACAGATTCGTGTTTAACGTTCTAGACAATCGATTGGGCTGCGTTAATTGTAAGGTAAtaatttcgggggggggggggggggggggaggaggtaTAGACAACCAACTGCGCTACGTTAATTGTAAGGTAAtaatttcgggggggggggatagacAACCAATTGCGCTACGTTAATTGTAAGGTAAtaatttcggggggggggggtattttgaTCGAAATACGTCACAATATGTAGGTGTCCCATACAACCTTAAAATTAATCCTAGTAGGAAGTTGTTAAACTCTTTCTATACTTTGTTTGCCATATTTCCGTCTAATGGCCCTGGACTCTTTCTCCAGCTTCCTGACTTCCCTGTCGTATTTCTGTTTCATGGTCAGTGTCTCCACTTTAAAGTTTCTGTCCTCGGTCTGGGATGACGTATCGATGAACGGAGGCAGGTCCGGCTCCACTGAACCAGAAGCGCTGCTTGTTGGATTCGAACCATCGTCCTCGTGGCTTGCGACGGGGTGAAAAACTGCAGAGACCGTCGAGTTGACCAACAGATATAAAttaaaagagaaagaaagaaaagccCCCTGGGTTTTAAGttgaattataattattttttaaaaaagagataaGATGGAAAGATGCTTTAAACTATATTTATAAAGATTGcaaaaaatttaagttttctCCTAAACTAAATACACATAGACAAAAATTACTTATCGTCACAGTAACAAaaagaggggagggggggggggtaggttcAAAAGAAGAAATAGGAGGAAGGGATTGGTTAagctataaaacattttatataatttaaagttttctccTTAACTGCAGAGATAGAAGTTACAAGACCAAAATTCCACTTCATCACAGGGAAAAAAGATGAGTGAAGAGATGAatcaaattttataacattaatttttattttatatttttcactgAAAGCTTCCTCCCGgtacttttttctgtttttttttattcaaagagacaaaaaaagggggaaaaccaACTCAATTATTGATAAGTACCTTGCAATAGGTTCAGACAAGAGAACAGAGCCGCAGCAGACACAGTGTGTTCGAATAAAACTTCCTGTTGGGTAGAAAAAGTAATCAGGAAATGAATCtacatatattatgataaacaattaCGACAAGTGTATAGAAAAATTGCAAGGCATGCAGtttgtttgatttatattgGCTTTGAATTAAGAGTCAGTTGAAAAGGAAATTTTGCATTATTGTCCTTGCATAGTGtttccagagagagagagagagagagagagagagagagagagagagagagagagagagagagagagagagagagagagagagagagagagagagagagagtgggggTGTTGaggttatttttttctttttggatattttcacaatttatttcataatgcatattttaattgttaaaattaaaatatgccaGAAAGACAGACTTTGCTCCATTCACTATAGATATGATAAGATTGCTGTAAAAAATAACTTGTGTGGCGATGTAAGCTCTTAATCAGCTTCATtatcgcatagccccctaactccgtcactaccccaactccgtcactttcgggaaactcctcgccgtttaAAATCAAGTGCggttatgacgtcatttttgaATCTCAAAaaacttcaatcaaatgtcaacaatttacaatggttaaatttaagaatgtgttcaaacataacaaaattacaccttgttcattttatgcaacaataattgcgtgaaatcagctaacactttttcacgggtgcactaaaataacaatatttctgacatgcgggcccattCGATGATTTACGGTGTTCAGTCATTTTaagagaggtcaagatgaaatatttcacatgtaatttattttttattaaggttatcaatacatttttttcagtccgcaatagcATTCATGCACTAcacttgatgataacgtcaaatcgctcatgccgtaaTTTTTGCCCTATACAGGGTTACAGATATATACGGTATGTCGGTATTTAGAATATgcaacatttattaaaaatgtaataaataaataatgtaatcatcattatattcattattgatgatatttttgaaatatgtaaggacagaaatcaaacggcttccatacattttgaaaaggtaattgtgattgttgttacaagGACCCATTTGTTaattctggcgatcatttcactttgatgaaattaaacacaatttaaattgtatacaccgattttacttaaaataacttggcctagatacaagttgagtttaaactaaattgttaatgtgtcttcattctCTGGCGTTTCATAgatcatgtgggtgacggagttaggttcataaactatgatagcacgtgtgataaacgtcgtattcagagggcttaattgaataataatgaaaatatttttgttaataattttataaattataacgtTTCAGATTAcatttagtgattgcaaatgataaaaaccgcaaaaaataaattgcaaagaAACGCGGAATGTTTTCTacttatggtgacggagtttgggtactcggggataaTTATATCATTGAATATGCTTTTCAACATGTTTACAAAGTTCAGATTAATTGGTAGTGAATATATAATACATTCATTGCTTACAAGAAGAACACTGTTAGCCTCCACCGGGGGTCCGAATCCCACGCTCAATACTGTTCCAACACAGAGAACCAGGGGCAAGTACAGACCCACTTCTTCAGCAGTTATCAATGATTCTGAAGCGCTGAAAGACACCCACGTCACAATATACATCTGTAAAGTGCATGtttttttctagaaattttcttaaaaattgttaatcaaaTATGCATGTACCTAAACGCCTTTGTACAAACCTGTCACGGTCGTTAAAAAATTTGAACTGAGACATTGTTCCAAAGCTATCTGCTCCCTCGCGTTGACAAGAGAAAATGACGTCATAGAAAAGTGACGTGCATATTGGTGTACATTTACGTTGCACATTGAACGGCAACCAAATGTAGACTAGCTACATTGTAGTCTCGTTCCGACCATGCAGACCCCATGCTTCCTTGGGGGTAATGGAGGGGGTCATAAAACTTGGATGAGCTCatttttgatctcagtctcacttttcctccatatacattgttttccAAGAtgagcttatttttttttacttttccttCACTTTTTTAGCATTGTCCAGAGTGAGATCAAACGTGAGCTCGGCCAGACATCAGCTGTCTCCATAAATCTCTGAAAAGCAGAGACTTTGTCAGGAAACGGAGATCTATATGAGCGTCTGGTTTTAACGAAATTCTGCTAAAATCAAAGAAGTGTGTTTTACCAATTAAACTATAAACTTTTGCATACGGCAAAGTGACGGTCGGGAGAATTTTCGCTCTATATATCATGCATGCATTCTTTAATTCTAAGAAAACTTTGAGTCTATGATTAtgagattttcatttcttcacAAAACATCAGGCATAATTTAACCTGCATATACCCGACCTATCTTTCAGACCGTTTTTGTAAATAGGTATgaagttttattatatattgtatCTCATGTTAAATTTATATGGCTGATTTTAATGtcagcatcgtttttgaaacaGGAGGGGTGGGGGCGAGGCAGACTCATTAAAAAAATGCCAGTTCacaaattatgaaaatcatttaacagcatccaaaggggggggggggtgggggcaaCTCCACgttaattcatttctttttatatgcaCACGAAATGtgtttgctgcaagaaaaggtGCATGGGGTGGTTTCTTCTTTGGATTTACTTCGgagtcgtccatccgaattttttttcaaacagagAGCTATAGACCTGCAGCTAGTAGTAATATATTAGATGAAGTTATGGGTTGGCaatgaaaaggggaataactcaatgTTTTTCCATcccatttcaaaatatcaattcaGTGGCTCCTGAGAATctttgaaaacaagaaatacccTAGAAGTAAGAAATTATTTAACGCATATTTAAATCAATACAAACAATATTATCAAAACGTAAAAACTTccaacataaaattaaaaggcAGACCTCTATAGCAGGCTGTATGTACATTTACAAGACATTAGTGTTGTTGGTACACTGTAACAACAGGGCAAATGTTCCCTACagtcaagaaaaatgcatcttTTGTAGCTAGGGTTGGAATGAGTAGATATCATCTTGGAAGGCTTCTTAAGacacattaatattttgtgtttgaatccatgtaaatatatgattaaaagaaaacccgtCTTACAGTGCTGTTGCTTATCTCCACTTCAGCACTTCATGTAGTTTTgctttaaagctgaacaccgctcgtaaataggcaccgtcacacagatacctggtatataaacccttcgatttcgttacacccgattgcacacctgaacctcgtggccgacatgtagtattcctttcgtggtctttagattttatgcatttttttcttatgttcattttctgttcgtaaataatgcattgaccaatttatttgatgttagtattctcctggcttcaaaaagtgcgtaaaatttgataatttcatcgcgactgggtaacacggcgaggcaaaatgtacgtccacacaggtgagacctctacagcgaagtactttgaactgtttagaggtctgtcccttatataagggttgtagggacagcagtgattaaagagaaatatggcggacagtgcctatttacgagcggtgttcagctttaagcaGATGAGAGTCATTAATTTCCCCTGGATGGAATATCAGCGTAAGCCGTAACCAAATGCAGCTCTGTAGACCAAGACAATGCAGATAAAGTGCCTTGTCAAAGggcacaatatatatatatatatatatagagagagagagagagagagagagagagagagagagagagatgggcTCAAACCAGCAACCACAACCTTTTGGTCAATGCGCTATGTACTCAACATAAAAACATACAGGTCTCTTTATGCCCTTTATTTGATAAAGATTcttatttgttaattaatatcAGGAAAATCAGGGTATAGTTGCATTGAGATGTCAAGAAATTATAGATTCCACAGAAACTGTTACCTGGGTGAGCAATGCCACCCGCGGGCCTCTTCTTTTTATTCCATAGTCAGACCGCCAGTGattgtaaaatatgtttaccacatttaataaaaaacaactaaatcatccacaaaatattttcaaactatttcagaaagcagattttttttcacttaagaatgtaaatgtattacatttctGGTTGGTTTATTTATGTATACCGTATTATGTTTTTGTACACATTTctttagatatatgatataaatgaaaaaatatacacatcTAAACAAACAGTTATATACATGATTTCATagtaaatatcaaacaatatacatgtgcatgtattgCATTCATAAAAATATCCTTAGCATTCATCAACCACATTCCCTAGCTGCCAATTCCATCTTGGTTAACCTTTGACCTTctattctctctctctattttcaGGGAATAGTCATGTTTTAATCCTGTTCTGGGATTTATTTTCCTATTGACGGGGACTACTTTTCTGGTGGACCGAATTTCTCCATCGTCTCTATGACCAGGTTAAGGTGATCAAAGAAAGAGTTCACACCAACTCTCATCATCCGTGCTTCGAGGGCTTCAAAGTGTCTGAAAAATacacattacattacattacataTTAGGCTattattttggtatttttactgaagttcaaaatcattttccatattaaatcatgttttaagtaaatgagagagagagagagagagagagagagagagagagagagagagagagagagacagagagagggagagagacagacagagagagagacagacagagacagagagagagagagcttacATATTAAGAACATTTCCTTTCACAACAAGTTCTTTCTTCACACCACCTCGTTTGGGCTCTGAGTCTACACTAAGAGTGCCAAAGGCAATCTGTGCCTCCCTCTCTGTTGGGAAGGGTACACTCAAAtctctaaaaaataaaacaattaacatAGTCACAGTATAATAGAGGACTCTGAGGTGAAAATGTTCAGATAATGAAccttattcattcattcatatgAAACTGTATAATATACAGTTTcatatgaatgaatgaataaggTTCATTATCTGAACATTTTCACCTCAGTGTATATGGATATTGGAACAGTATGGAGTTTTCATTGAGCATGTAGTAATTGTCTATTCAAGAAAGCTACATGTGTGCATCAGTAC
The window above is part of the Magallana gigas chromosome 10, xbMagGiga1.1, whole genome shotgun sequence genome. Proteins encoded here:
- the LOC117686566 gene encoding uncharacterized protein, with the protein product MSQFKFFNDRDSASESLITAEEVGLYLPLVLCVGTVLSVGFGPPVEANSVLLEVLFEHTVSAAALFSCLNLLQVFHPVASHEDDGSNPTSSASGSVEPDLPPFIDTSSQTEDRNFKVETLTMKQKYDREVRKLEKESRAIRRKYGKQIKDLRQKINSTDRELSSLQLQVPALDNERSALLSEMDAVDKQLEEEQSRFDTLMSKFKTFHAQLIESGIASLMTVNFSGVGSRQDEDIPDVLLNDYSALSSIQINAAES
- the LOC117686565 gene encoding EKC/KEOPS complex subunit LAGE3, with translation MSEKKLKVDLSVPFPTEREAQIAFGTLSVDSEPKRGGVKKELVVKGNVLNIHFEALEARMMRVGVNSFFDHLNLVIETMEKFGPPEK